In the Rhea pennata isolate bPtePen1 chromosome 4, bPtePen1.pri, whole genome shotgun sequence genome, gaaaaattctgatgtGTTTTGTTCTCCTGCAACCTTTGGAAAGGCCCATACAACTCAGGATATATGCTAatgaaaaggttaaaaaaaagagcaaagaaacagGAACAGATTATAGCCTCTAGATCGTTGGCTTACAGGTCTACAGTTTCTATGATATAGTCTATAGATCTGTAGGACAAAGCAGCCAAGGAAGCCTGTAGTTACAATACAAATCTTACCTTGACTGGTCaaataatgaagatttttatttccaagcCAATATTCACCATTTgccaaaacaaaatttccaaaGCCTTCTTCATAGTCAGCCCAGACTCTGAAAGAGAGGGTGAATTACTGATTTATCAAAAAGATAAGTTTGTTGGGATGGTTACCCAACCTAGGATCGTAGACCATAGGATAACTcagcttggaagggaccccAGAAActctctagtccaacctcctgcttaAGCAGGGCCACTCTCTGACCATCTTGGTGGCTCTGTGCTGAACTGTTTGTAGTTTCCTATTTTACAGTATATCAGAACATtaataaaggaatattttagatttgattatcttattattaattatttattattgatctacacaaaattatttctatttcacatGTATGAAAGGCTGAATCCCACAATATGCTTGTCACTGAAGCCTAGTCCAAAGAGTAGTCCTCAGAAGTACATTCAAAGTGGGTTAAAATTAATGGATTTTAAGACCAGAAGAAATTGCATTAACTTAGTCTGATCTCTGGTATAACACAATTTACacaaagtgaaaacatttttcctagGTAAATCCAGGGAATATAGATTAAGGTGTGGGGGGTATCACAagtattgtttattttctgtgatttggtgaAGCTATGAAACTCCTGCAGCTAGATATATAATTTTGTAAATTGAGGTATTAGCAAGCTTTTTCCAGCTTTGAATTATTGACTGAGTCTAACATTTTTTGAACTCAGGCTTGTGCATAGTTTCAAGAATATTATGTatattaaaagcagcaaatctTTTCTCTGTCTACAGTGGCTTTGAAAGATTTTCTCAGTGGTTTTGGCTTCGTGACATGTCTGAATGGGAACAAAAACACTCTCTGTTTCCTTGGTGAGAAGCAACCATGCTTCAACCAATAGGTGAAAGTATTAGGCTGTGGACAGACAGTCATAACAGAAAGCAGCCTCTGTGCCTGAAATAGCTGGTAGCTTCTGACAAGGCAGAGGAATGGGCAGTGTGTGGTGGTAGCAATTGTGAACTGCTAGAGATGCTTTACAAGAGCTTGCCTGACCTTACTCCTAACTTTCTCCATTTATGAAGTAAGAATTGCGAAGTCTTCTCTTGGCCAGATTGCAGCTATTCATCCACTGTAGGgatcctctctctctctatttcaTACGGGCATTGTAAATTTAGCTATAGTAATTATAAATGCTGCTAAGATCCAGATCCACAGAAGGATGCAGATACCTAAAAGGCAAATTGGGCAAAACTGTGGTCCTAAAAAAATTCCTTGTTgcatctgtaaatatttattttatattaaaatctcAGAGGACCAGAAGCTTAACTTCTGGACATTCCCTCAAATGCTTGAGTGCTGGCAAAAGACTCAAAAAAAGGAGGTACACAAATCAAGTGCTCATCTATCTTATTTCTCCTGGAGGCATTTTACCATTAGCTAAAAACTACTTTGTAATGCTCAGACTCATTTGCTGATGGTATCTTATTTCAAATAGATTGTTCACGCACttacttttttacattttactgtTTGTGAAAGACAATGTAGTCCTTTACTAGCCATTAAAAATTCTTGCTCCAGTGACTGTTAATACATTTGACATTAAAGTGTCCTCTTGTAAAATGCACCAGCAATAAGACAAAGACTAGAAGTGATGTCTTCCCACTTCAAGGATATTGTATTAATCTGTCCTTCCATCCTACACTGTACACAATGGAACAGCTTCATCAAAagggttttaaaaaaagtttaaaattagaTCTTACTTAAGTACCTAAACTTGACTTACGAGACTTACGAGATCATCCAGGCAGTCTTTGACAGAGCCAGAATTGATACAGTCTGGATTACTACAGAGTAACCTTTTATCTGAGATAATAACTTACTCATATAATTCTAAcgttaatatttaatttagctCCAGCTAGTTTCAAGTTTGTCTACATTGTTCTCAATTTTACTGACCAAGCCTAGTACCTACCTATCAAAATTCTGGCTGCCATCCGAACGTCTCTGAAAAACAGTCCAGCCACCCCCTTCAGACATATCACAGAAGGCAAGGAATTCATTAGGACTCTGGACAggtttcattttataaaatccACTTCGCTTATGTCCATCATTGTAGATTTCTGCACAATCTGTTCACAAAACATTCATTGGACACAGTTCTCTTAGTCCCATACTTACTGGCAATAACAGAAATCATGTCATGTCATATAACAGTCACATATGAACCAGactaataaaaggaaatacttctgcaaatgtatttttatgactTTTCATCATTCTCTTGTatttctattgctttaaaactttattgagctgtaattattttgaaatttgtttaaaagaatttttttccacttttaaatagtattatttctgttttcatttagaCTTGCAAAATAATTCCCCTAGTTCAGAGGGAGTCGCTTCTAATTTACAATGGTACAATCCACATTAGAATCCTGTTACGATAACATATAGCTTCTGTACATATGAAACACccagaacttttttaaaaactctgtgGACTTCTATGCCCAGCAGCTCACAGAAGAACTACCACAAACGAGAACGGAATCACCAAagttagaaaaaggaaacaattgcTGTCCCTTGTACCAAGTAGAAGCAAATATAAATAGAAGACTGCCCCTCCAAAACGTGCAATTTATGttcaaaatattatctttttgACTTGATACTCTTTTCAGTCTGTCTACAATGGTGTTAATGACTAATCGTCATTTAGATCAATGAAAAAATTCAGAGCTTGTGAACAGCAATGTAATTGTATAATCTTTTTCCCCTAGGAGTTAACtaagaaatgaaaggaattcTTTGTTTATATGTATTCTACCATCAAGCAGTCATACAGGAAAGATGTATAATTttcaacatttctgtttttcctggcaAAGGTAGGACTGAGTAATTGTAAGATTTTCCCTGAAACCTTTATGAATGTGTTGGCTGAACTTCCAGGCCAGTTTGGAACTTCCTGAACTATTTTATTTCACCTCAGTGAAAGCCTCAGTGAAGATtagacagagaaaataaacagtttatactgaaaacaaatagcTATGCCAGGATTTGAAACAACTATAGtagaaaaagtgatttaaataaCAAACAGCTAAGCTGTCTTTGTAGAGAATGCTTGACTAGCTTatagaaaatagcttttcttgtGGCCACAATTTGCTTAGGAGGTTAGCAAAATACTTAAACATATTCTAATTTTAGGCAAGTGTCCATACTGTGGTATTCCTCCCTTACTATCTAATCCCAAATCATCCAGCTCTGTTGACATTAAAATGCTACAGCAGGGgaagatgaaatgaaatagCGCAATAGCAGcagggaaaaacattttctatgaaATTGATACAAATAATggaaactcaaaaaaaaaaaaaaaaaaaaaaaaaccagcagaAACAACAACTCAACTCTGTCATTTAGAaccacatttgaaaaataaacttaggCACAAGCAGCTGGCAAAGAAAGGACAAAGACTTTTCAGCCAAGTGTGGttttaataatctttttcaGTAATGAGGGAATCAGCCATAATAATAAAGAAGAGTTTTCCAGGACAgtgaatacataaataaactATAAATATAACTTAAAAGTCAGACTCACAACTgcttttaattctattttaatgaTGCTTTATTATATGTGATGTCTTGTTATATGTTGTGATTTATTCCAGAAGCATAAACACAACAAGTAAATTGAAACAATAtgattcaaaattttaaaagtttagaCTCTCTAGCACTGGACAGCTAGAAACTGGCACAAACCTCCAAGAATAAGTCAGACCTGTAAGCTGTATTTTCAATCCAGCTATTGGATTAGATGgtgttttataatatttttaaaaagtttgggCCTCACTCCAGCTCCTTTGAGCAAACACACTTAGCCCTCTTTCATTGCAGAGGGACCAGATCACCACCAAAATGCTGGTgagaatataaaaacaattcaaatacagtattttagaaaCTCTTATGTCCTAAGTTGAACCAAACTCAGTCAAAATGTTGCAACAGTAAGAGTATTATTAAAATTAGATGCAGATAATATAAGCTATGTTTATATGTGTAAATATGGGTGCCTCGGGGACTTTACAGTTATATTAAGAGGATTATGTGTGCCAGGCAAACCCAACTTTACGTTTAGTTGTTGAGTATTTTGGAAGTGGCAACTGTTAGATTTGATGCCTGTCATTATCTTTCCTATTATGCAGAGACATCATATTTCACAAGAGCTACTTAATTAGCAGAATACAGCGAACCTAGTATGTGTTGGGACAGCGCTGTCCCTTGTGCAATAAAGTCTCTAATGTATTCCTTCTTTACATTCCTAACATATTCCTTTGTTGTCTTTCAAAGAATTACTAAAATTCTTTCCTTAAACTATTGTGCAGTGGAATCCAGTTCCAGCTTTCAAGCTAGGTTCAAACTTTCATATTGAGCTATCTTCTATAAAACATTATATTCCAGTATTAAAGGAATAAAAGTAATATTATGACAGAAGAATATCTTTATTGGTGATAAAATGGACAATctaagatatttaaatatccCTTGAACTACTAGCTGTTTGACATAAGACTGTGTCATATACAGCCAACATTCAGCAGGTAAGCTTCTTAAAAAGTTGAACAATTAGTAAGTGTACACTGTATATATTTTACTCCTACAAATCTTTAACCATGgcagctttcaaaatgtttctgttgaaaGATCACAGCAGGTTTATGGTACTGCATTTAAAATCCTCTGCTTTATCTGAGGCCTTCTTAGTCATTTTGTTCAGCTGCTTTATCATATTTTTAGTCATATTAGGCTAAATGATTCTGAAGGTAACTCCAAGAGTTATTAGGCCCAATATATTCTCCATCACAACAATAGtttataatatttcatttagTAGATTATTAAGAATACATTAGAAATTTCTTAGATGGGAATACTTCAAAGCTTGAGGATTCCAATAGGTGCTCTATATCTGATAATTCTTTAGTATGATTTACCTTTTTGTAATAGAAGCCAGTTCTTTCATTGTGCCAAAccataaaaaacacatttttccccaTAACCATTTTAGTCTGAAACAAGTTTCCTCTTATGAGGAAAAGGCTATTAGAACTCTCGATTACTATTCTTTTTCGTATTATTATCTATACTAACATCTTATGGTTAGATATTGGTTTTTATTTATAGTATTCTTATAAACAGTTCTCTTTTATACTGGGAAAAACATCAGTTTGAACATTACTACTGCTTGCAACTGAGATGGAGAAGACTGGAAGCTAGCTAATTCCCCCAAATCCTTTGAGGCCTTATCAGCCAAAAACATGACCTTAAAATCTAGCCAGAAACTACCAAACAAGGAATGCAGAAGGAATGCTTCTGTGTAACATGTTTATGTTATGAtatcttgtttaaaataaaaaaatcgaaagcaaagcattttacCATATTCTACTCCACTTGGATTTTCCAGACCACTTCAAAGACATAGTCTTTGTAGCAAGCATAGTCTAATTTTGAGCTATCACACCTGTTGAGTATTTGCACAGTATTTTGAGTGAGATATCATCTGCTAATAAGACAGGAATGTGAGTGCACAGTATGTGAATACAACAtctgaaattatcttttctGAGAGGATGGTTGCCCCTAAACTGACAATGCTAAATCAGAAATTAACAATGATGATGTTTTCTTAAGCTAGTTATCAGCCAGATTAAAAGGTAACCAGGGAATTACCAAGAGATTtctgaggaaaggagaaatcagCTTGAAAAGAGGTataaaaaaacatgaaaatttgtGATTGCAAGAGTTCTTGGTAAAAGAGCAGCAGTCAAACCAGGTTTGACACCACTAGCAGTCACACTGCCAGCATCAAGACCTCTGTCTAGACCTAATGGAGCATCCTTCCTGCCAAACCCCATGAGCAGCTTGCTCTTCAGCTAGTGCACTGAAAATATGCAACAAGCAGGGTCCCACATCTTAAGTGTTTGCATGTGAACTTGTAGGATGCTTTCTCATCAGCATATGGATTAGCAGATTTAGGGAGCAGCAATGGGTACACACTAAGCTATAGCACCCATAATCTCCTCTAGCAGGTGCATGGAAGTAGGGGGAACCCACACTCTCAAAAGAAGGTGTGTGTGCTTGTAACCCACGCTTTCTCTGAGAGGGGGCATGTGTTGCGTATGTAACCCTGTAAATGTTTGTATGTAGGATTAGAACTTTCTGAGATTAGTTACAGAAGGGTGTTTAGAAATTTGTGActgtttattaatattttgtaaatgtcCAGTATTGTGTTTTATCTGTTGTATTGCTGATACTGATTCTGAATTTATTGTTCATTGACTGATATTTAATTATGTGCcattaataaatgaataaaccTCTTTGATCCTGATTTGATTTATACCGCGTGAGTTGAGCAGTTTTACCCTGCAACAGAGTAACAGCTGAACACTGTGttttaaacaaacaattttCTATGAGCTTTTAAAACAATGTCAATAGGCCTAATTGTGTTAAAGCTTCTGAGTATCATTACAatgaatggaaatgaaaagaatgagTTCATTTCTAACCTGAATACAGTCTTTTTCCTCCCAAGTCAATGACACTGTTTTCATCTCCTCTGTCATTGTACTGaatctctttcttctctaaaaGCTGTATAATTTTcaactgctgctgtttcacaCGATGTTCCAGAAGTCTCACCTGGGCTTGAAGTCGTATCTGCTCTTGAAAACAGTTCTGTAGATCCTACAGAGGAAAATACACCATATTATAGAATCAACAGATTTTTGTCTGTGACCaaaaaattaatatgaataaaatttaacaactaaaacatttctgtcaCAATTCCCTATTTATGTTGATTCCCACCTCAATTGCTAtctctatttaaaattagaGAATCCACAGTATACCTGCGTTGTGAAGAAATCTTCTCTTTAGTGGCTAAACTACAAGCTCTCACTGTAAACATCCAGAAGGGACTCTAAGGGACTCTGGAGAAAAACACTATGGAATAGATCCTATCACATAGGTTCTTTATCGCCTCATCATGGACAGAGATTTACCATCCAGTGGCAGACAATTAACATTGTGAAGGTTCTAAAATTTCctgagttttaaagaaatatagtCCACACTGATACTTGTTCAACTCTAgtgttcatttttcaaatgcttttagATTACAGGCTTCTTATGATAAGAATCTTAACATTCTCAGCGTAAATACTGTAAAGCTTAAAACTCATTTTTGGCATGTCAAAATAACTAGTTCCTAAAAGGCTgcaaatattcatgaaaaataaaaactaaaaacttAAAGATGGTATTGTGCTGGAACTTGAACACTAATTTTGCCATGCAGAGTGGGTGAGAAACGTGGTATTCTGGTATGATGATACTTTGCACTCGCTTCACTCTGTTACAAATAATTAATGCACGATGCAAGAGAAGTGTAATAAAAAATCCTGGCATGCTGCATGTACACAAAGGAACAAATAGTTCTTTTTAGATTAATGGCTATGGTAAAATAACCAAAGTGAACACAATCTAATCTAAGGAGCTTAAAGTAAAACAGCCTGTACAGTTTCAAATATGTATTAAACATACTTGATTTCAAGATGGGGGGAAAGCCCTTAGGGTTTTAAGATACATCTTACAAATGTGACATTAGGTTTTGAGATACATCTTACAAATGTGACATTAGGTTTTTAATCAGTATCATTTTATCTGTGCAAACAAAGTTCAGCAGCTACAGTGCTTGCATGAGAGCACAATTAGTGCTGTAAAAGCAAAATCGGATGGTGATTTTTTGGAACTCTGACATGCAAGACCAAATATGCAGTAATTATAAATTAGTTAAACCTAATTTGTAGGGCCACATTATTTACATGACCTAAGGATGCAGACCTGTAACATTTGTTGCCTATATATAGAAGAGCTGAGAGCTGATATCTTAGAACATTGCCCTATCCTACTGAATGAACTTTAGAGAGATCTAAAGCAGCATATTGATGCACAGCTTCAGTGGAATCAGTATACTTCTACTTGTATCCCTAAGAGGACAATCAGGCTTAGACTTCATTTATTTACCATGCAAGCTCCCACCAAAATCACTTTCTTGCCACAATGGATTTTTGAATTCTGtccaaaaaaaagcagattccATTCTGTACATTTCTATGCAACACAAACATGATTCTTGCTGATGGTGAATCGCTGTCATCAATAATGTCAACATAACTCCAAGGACAGACTTTGTGATGAATTAAAGTAACAGTACAACTAAGAATCAACACTTTCTCAGTCTAgcagatgtgatttttttcccataattAATCTGTGGTTCTAGTTAAAAAGGAGAGGAATGTCTATTACAGTCAAGAAACACCCATATAAACTGTCACAACTATGTCCTGTTACTTCTAGTAGAACTAATTGTTGCAGGAGTCCAAGCCCCCTTGCTTTTCATTATAGAAGATGCAATTAACTTACAATGAATAGGTAGTGATGAACTAGAGAAGTTTCAAGAGAatgtctgaaaatgaaagaatgcaTGGAATACACTTATAAGATGTTTTTTATCCATCATGTTCCATTTGACTTAGATATTTAGCCATgttgaaaacaaatttgctgACCAGGCACGCTGACTTGGCAGAACAATCCTGGTTGTAAGTCATTGTTCTAAGTATTACTGTAGTGTATCAAATGCTTGCTTTAATTCATGCAATTTAATACACATGCTGGGGTCAAAAAAATTGGGGAATACATGTGGCTGGATTAGGCAGTTTGTCAGAGACCTGCTCCTGAGGAGAAAGTTCAGCTGCCTCTATGGGGCTGGGTTGCCCAGGTCAGGCAGCTCTGACACCAGATTTATCACACAGAGATTCATCTGCAAACTCCAATTGTCTGCTTGTTCCTGGCTCCTGAGAAGCTATTAAAGATGTCTGACCACAAGGAGGAGCAGTAAAATGAGAGGCAGGTTGGCCAAACCCTACAATTCTTTTGAAAGACGAAGAAAACTGTCAATGACCTAATATCCCTAGAGTCCCATCTTATTTAAGAATACTCCCTTGCAAATCTTTTTCAGTTGTTGTTAACTACAGAAGATCCCTAGCATAAGTGCCTTCTTTtctaggaaagaagaaaatgaggaagaaatttCCTGAAGGAAATTCaggaaatgagagaagaaagaacttaaagaaatatatgtacatacagaGACATACTTGTGACAGTGGCTCAGACTAATGTTGTCTGCCAGAGCCATAAGCACTGACTAATGTGTGACATGTTGCATATTATAAAAGAAGGCTGTGCTATTACACAGTCTTTCCAGGATGGCTATCTCAGCATGTCTCTGCAGCTTCATATTATCCCTTCACAAAAACTGAGCTAAATTTGGAAGTTCAGAAGAGGCTTCTTGTCAGCTCTCTGCAAATTCTCAGGGCTAATCCTGAGTGCatagagagagagggagaactGGAGAGCTGTATAGTAGGTTGGGAAAGattgatttaaaaaagtaaagtagGCTCACCCAGATGAGCTAATGCTAATTACAGAAGTAAATTTGTCAGAAAACCCACCCATGTTATCAGTCTGATCAAATATTAATTCTAATCATAATGAGTTAAGAGTGATAAAAGAGTTAGAATGAcactttcttcagttttacagCAACATCTGTTTTACTGAGGAGTTTAGACCGTATCAGTCTTATGTCAGTACTCCCAAACTTGGATAACAGGGTGACGTTCAACTATAAGAAAGACTTCAGTGATCCTGGGAAACGCTGGCCCGTAAAGCAAGGCCCCTTCAGTTTCACAGGCTGGACTTCCAGTAGGTGGTCTCTTTAACACGTTTCAGGCATGAAGGCATGAAGAGCTACTTTAGCTTCTGGAAAGAGTAGGAGTCTGCTTTTGAGGACAGGGAGCTACAggcaacaaaatgttttttattttttttcatatctagTGAAAACGTAGGTCTAATACTGCACCTATTTATACTGATAAGAGCCATTCTCCTACTGTGACTAAATtatatagcaaaaaaataaatttattatatagcaaaaaaataaatttcacaaGAAATCTTACAGTATACCTAAGAAAATTTGATACATACAGTCAGTATGACACTATTTCATATACCACCACAAAAGGTCCTCACCTCTGAATCAAAACTAAATACTACCAGTCTGAAATATTATTCTTAACTTtgcatttaatgttttctttttgtttacaTAAAAACTGATTTCACAAAAATGAAAGGCAATGAACTTATTCTCTTCTTTACAGAGCGTGTACTCTTATAGTCGGAACAGTAATACATCTACATTACATAAACATTTCCTCTTGAAGAGGATTTAAGATCACAATGCTGGTAATACCATCTTGATTATCTTTCTTGATAATCAAGAAATTCATACTGAATAATTGTAGCATATGAAAGAAATGTCTGAGCAAAAACAAAGGTTTGAAAATGACCTATATAGTGTCTCTcatattttgctctttctctcccaGTTCTAGCCTCCTCATTGACATCTCTTTCCGTGAACTCCAGACAAGTCCCATAATGCTTTCCTGCTGAACAGCAACCACACAATTATCATATCTGGAATTCCAAACCTATTTTTCCCATGGGACAGTTACAAGATAGCTGCTTAACTTTAAGGTGGATCAGTGTGGCTTATAGATCTGCAGGTTACAGGActgctcttttaaaatattacgCCACGTTTTCACAGGATACCTCTATGAAAATCACTGGAGTTAACCAAGTGCACAGGTGGAGTAATATGGTAGCAAAGTATATCCTAGGGATATAATGTAAGAATTAGCATGTATAAGATATTGCTATTCCTTTTCTTAGATATGGATCAAAGTAAAACTCTTACGATGCTGTAATAATCAAAAAACGTGATTTTGATCGTGACTGTCTCCAGTGGACAGTAGTACCCGCTGATAGAAACCAGACTAAAAATAACCTGTTATGTCTGCATTACTGAAGCAAGTGTTTGTACACTGAGAAGCAATTATCCAACAGTTGCTGACAGCTCTGCTCCTGGACCTGTGGTCCCATATTTAACCCAGCTGCTGCAATTAATGTGCATACACAATCAGATTAGGAAGAAAGAGAGCCAAGACAGGCAGTACAGGACTGGTGAGATTAGAAGTATTTTAAGTGATGGAATAAGTGTGTGCAcgagtgtgggtttttttttggagaggtAGGAAACGTAGAATAATAATTTGGGAACTGGAAGTCAAGGAACTGTAATCATTGTCAGTGTGGATTATAGTAAGATAACGAAATGTAAACAAGTGAGAACATGAAGCTGTGAGTCTTGTTTGAGAGAAAGAGGCAAACTGATGATGAAGCAAAGGCTGGAGACATTCTTCCTCCTGTGTGTGAATAACCAGAAATATTACTGTTGCAGCCACCAGGCTAGTTATACTTTAGGAATTCTTGGGTTTTGCTCAAGTATGGTGCTCAAACCTAAACGTGTTATTCTGAGTTATCATTAATACTGAATGATAGTATAATTACCTTACATGTCTTTTGTAAATATTCCTGGTAATGCATCCCATGATACCTTTTTTGCAAAGATATCCAATTGCCTCATATTTGACATCTGATCCACTGAGCTTTGATTACTTTCTTCAACACTATTGCCCAGTGAGTTCTTTCTTATCAGAAATTCATCTCCACTGGCCATCTCTTCATGCTTAGCAAATCTCCtcagtttttcagatttattctgAACTCTaatcttttccttcaaagaATCTGTAGTCCTATCAAGCTGTAAGCACTGTAAGCACAAGTATTAATATTTAGAAGAAACTCTATATACAGACTTAATTAGCAGAACTTACAGAGCTGCCAATGCCATCCATCAAGCTAGCTGCAAGGATAAAATCGATCAATATCAAAATCTTCATTCTT is a window encoding:
- the FGL1 gene encoding fibrinogen-like protein 1 → MKILILIDFILAASLMDGIGSSDLQNCFQEQIRLQAQVRLLEHRVKQQQLKIIQLLEKKEIQYNDRGDENSVIDLGGKRLYSDCAEIYNDGHKRSGFYKMKPVQSPNEFLAFCDMSEGGGWTVFQRRSDGSQNFDRVWADYEEGFGNFVLANGEYWLGNKNLHYLTSQGNYTLRIDLTDFEGERRFAQYTRFRVAGEEHSYEMSCGEYSGTAGDSLTGGFHPEVKWWADHRGMKFSTRDRDNDNYEGNCAEEEKAGWWFNRCHSANLNGLYYKGPYTAVTDNGIVWYTWHGWWYSLKSVVMKVRPVDFEPNIV